Part of the Debaryomyces hansenii CBS767 chromosome C complete sequence genome is shown below.
TGCTTGTAGTTCTTAACTTCACCGGCAGTTTCTTTACCGACCTTCCATTCTCTAATAGGTTGTTCAGCAAACTTTTCTTGACCAGACCATGGTAATTTATCAGTCCAGGCTTGGTTACCTAACCAGTTACAGATGAAATCCTTATCACCAGCATAGATTAAGATAGGTAACTCTTGTTCTAACAAGTCGACGACCGCCTTATGGTAAGGCTTCATCCAGTCACCTGCAAGCAAAAAGTTTCTGttgatatcaaaattaCAAGATTCGTATGCGTCGACTTCTACACCTAATTTGGATTTAACTTCATCTTGATTCAAGTATTGATCAATGTATTCCAAATCAGAGTAGCATAAACTAGAGCCTTCACACATGGTACGGATATCGTACACATTTCTGCCTGACTTTTGGTATGGTCCCATTTGGCCGTTGTTACAATAGATGGTAGCTGGAACACAGGACCAGATAGATCCGGAGTCATAACAGGATTCAATTAAGGATAAACATCTTGGAATGGAATCAGTCATAGATTGGCATTCACCTGGTTCCAAAACAGATGGCTCACCACCCTTACCACAAGCCATTGGTTCGTAGTACTCGTATTGGGTCAAAGGATCAGTCAAACCGTTACCAATTAAAACCGAACTCAAGTTGAATGAACGATCATCATGAGATAAAATTTCAGTGGCAAAGACTGGAATATAGTGACCAGCATACGATTCACCGGCAATGTGGAAATCTGGTTTCTTGTACTCAGGGAATTGCTTGAAGAACAATTCTAAGAAGGCATAAACATCCTTTCCGGCAGCAATGGTGTTTGTGATAGAATCAGACGAGTAAGAAAATCCAACATTAACCGGTTGGTCTAAAAAGATAATCGATGCGTTATTGTTCCAACTATGAGGGTTACGAATAGGCTTTAAGTCGGCACCAATGGACGATGGGCCCAATTCGAAAAACAAACCTGTCAACGACGAACAACCTGGACCACCATTCAACCAAAGAATAACTGGGTCATTCTTAGGGTCGTTTCTCGATTCGAAAAACCAGTAGAAAAAGTGCTTGTCTTCGTCCTTGACATCCAAATAACCAGTATATTGCTTGACGTCATCAATTCCCAAATCCTTTGGAGTCGACTTAACTCTCAATTTGTGGTTTGGAACCTTAGCATCCTCAACGTGGAAGTTAAACATATCCGACGACTTAGGTGTAACAGTCTTTGGATTGGTCTTAAAGTTCATCTTGCCAACAGTGTCTGGAAATTGAAGCATCATTTCCAGCCATATTTGCTTGGTATTCTTAGGAATCTCCGATAATGGCTCATTCAAGTACTTAGCAATAGACTCAATGACATTGTTCTTACCAATATCGAAATTATCGACGAAATTGCTGTATTGCGATTGAACCTTGTCAAAATTAAGATTAAGATGCTGTTGAACGTTATCAACGTACGGTTGGAATGTAGGAACTCTTAAACTTTCAGCGCCACCAATCACTGATGCAATTGATGTTACTGTAGCAATTGAAACTGATAATCTCATAGTATCTAATCGagtattatcaatatcaacttAGTATGTTTGATAAAAAGACCATTCAAATGATAAGGGTTATCCCTATTATTGCCTTTTGATGGTACGGTGATTACATAATCCAATCTTGTGACCTCAATATCACAAAAATGCCTAAGATGGCTTGCTTAGAGGTTATTAGGCCAGCATTACCAGCTAAACGCAGTATATGGAGGATTTAGGCCGTCGGAAGCATGGAGAAATGACCACAGGAAAGGGTAGACTTAAAATTTCCTGGCGAGATGAGAAAGTCGAAAAGATAGGTGAGGGCGTTTCCGGATATATCGATCTTTACCAATCAAGACTGACGCTGGATAGATATGTAGTGAAAACGTACCATTGTCGAGAGAAATACGAGACTAAGGTCGAATACCAGAAACGAGTACTACATGAGTACAATATTCTTCGAGGGTTGCAAAATGGGCACGTTATTGAGGTGTATAAGGAAGAGGTGTCGTGGTTTGGGGCCACCGTGAGAATATACATGGAAGCAGGTACCGCTGACTTGTATAAAATTCTCAAAGACAAGAAGTCGGAGGCGAGAAATACGAAGGAAATGTTATGTTTGTGGAAACAATTATGCTACGGAATCGATTATTTGCACAATACTGCTAAGATATGTCATCGTGACTTGAAGCTCAATAACTTGGTGCTTGATTCGCACACAGGTATGTTGAAGATGATCGATCTAGCTACTGCGTTCGAGTTTTCTAGGGATCCGGACACAGGCGCGTACGGCGACCGGGAATATGAAGCCATCGGTCTTGTGGGGTCTAATAGCTACATGGCACCCGAGACCGTGCAGCAGTTTCACTATGACGGAAAGAAGGCCGATATATGGTCGGTGGGGATCATCTTATTTTACATGCTCAACGCAAAATTCCCGTGGAAGTCTGCAAGGTTAACTGATCGCAAATATGTGGCCTATTGTAATCACGATGGCACCAAGAATGCTACCGAACTGGGGTTTGCAACTATTTCTCAATACTTACCGCCAGAGTCTCACGATTTGGTGGGCAGAATTCTTGAGGCTAAACCACAGGAGCGGGCAAGTATTAGTGATTGTTTAAAAGATGAATGGTTCAATAAACTAGGTGTTTGTGATGATTCAACCTGTGGCCTCGATCATACTA
Proteins encoded:
- a CDS encoding DEHA2C13112p (highly similar to CA0430|IPF7928 Candida albicans), giving the protein MRLSVSIATVTSIASVIGGAESLRVPTFQPYVDNVQQHLNLNFDKVQSQYSNFVDNFDIGKNNVIESIAKYLNEPLSEIPKNTKQIWSEMMLQFPDTVGKMNFKTNPKTVTPKSSDMFNFHVEDAKVPNHKLRVKSTPKDLGIDDVKQYTGYLDVKDEDKHFFYWFFESRNDPKNDPVILWLNGGPGCSSLTGLFFELGPSSIGADLKPIRNPHSWNNNASIIFLDQPVNVGFSYSSDSITNTIAAGKDVYAFLELFFKQFPEYKKPDFHIAGESYAGHYIPVFATEILSHDDRSFNLSSVLIGNGLTDPLTQYEYYEPMACGKGGEPSVLEPGECQSMTDSIPRCLSLIESCYDSGSIWSCVPATIYCNNGQMGPYQKSGRNVYDIRTMCEGSSLCYSDLEYIDQYLNQDEVKSKLGVEVDAYESCNFDINRNFLLAGDWMKPYHKAVVDLLEQELPILIYAGDKDFICNWLGNQAWTDKLPWSGQEKFAEQPIREWKVGKETAGEVKNYKHFTFLRIFGGGHMVPYDQPENALDMVNRWVKGDYKY
- a CDS encoding DEHA2C13134p (similar to CA0432|IPF7926 Candida albicans), which gives rise to MEDLGRRKHGEMTTGKGRLKISWRDEKVEKIGEGVSGYIDLYQSRSTSDRYVVKTYHCREKYETKVEYQKRVLHEYNILRGLQNGHVIEVYKEEVSWFGATVRIYMEAGTADLYKILKDKKSEARNTKEMLCLWKQLCYGIDYLHNTAKICHRDLKLNNLVLDSHTGMLKMIDLATAFEFSRDPDTGAYGDREYEAIGLVGSNSYMAPETVQQFHYDGKKADIWSVGIILFYMLNAKFPWKSARLTDRKYVAYCNHDGTKNATESGFATISQYLPPESHDLVGRILEAKPQERASISDCLKDEWFNKLGVCDDSTCGLDHTILAQGV